ATACTTTTCATATATTTGTTGTAAATTAGTGGAATGGAATAACTCTTTTAGATAATCACAAATCTCATATTCTGACAAACACTCAATAGGAACGAGAGAGGGTATTTTTATTGCTGCATATACTGAGGCTGTAGATGGGGTGTAAAAAGATATAAGATATGAATCTTGAGACTGAGAAATAGAAAAGGTTTTATCACTAACTGAAGTCGATGGAAACAAAGTCTTTTTTACTATAGGCTCCAAAGCCGATCCGAAGAAAATAATCTCAATGGGAGAAATAACCAGAGGGATTTTCTTTTCAATAGATATAGTTGACAATGAAGAAAAATCCTTTTGTAGCTTGCTAAAAATTATCATAAAATAAATCTTTAGTTAAGGGTTATATATTGCTTGTAGTGTTTCTGTGAAAGTTGAATAGCCTGTAGTTATTACCAATGTTACCTTATATTGTGTAGGAGATAAGAATAGCGGAGTTCCCATATTAATTATAACGTTATTTATACCTACAGTGAGTGGAATTGAAAGCATTACTGAATAAGGTGTTCCTTCAATTTTTGCACTAGTTATTGTACCGTAAATCTTGGAATCAAGAGTAAGGTAAATATAACCGTTACTTCTGATTATTCCTAGCCCTATCTCTTTCACTTGATTACTGCTAACGGTAGTAGTTGTTAATGGTTTATTCATTATTCTATTTAATCCCACAGCTGTTATTATAAAACCTATAATTGAGATTATTGGGAAGACGTTAAGAATCGCACCATGTTTAATTAACTCTTCTCCATAAGCATTAGCTATTCTATCTAATCCTTCCTTAATTAAGGCAAAACCTATAATAAAAAGTATTATGGATATGAACCCTATAATAGGGATAAACACTGAACCGACAATAACTAATAAAGAACCAGTATCTGCACGACCTTTATAAGCACTTAAATTTCTGAATCCAGAGTAAAGAAAAATTCCACTAATTATGCCCAATATTAATGCTAAAATCTGTAAAAGTAACGAGGTGATTAAGCCATTTAAGGAAACAATACTACCAGAAGAAAGTACTTGTAAAAGTTCTGTAATTTCGATAATTATTGAGGAAAAATATACAATTTCTGTTACTGTTAACAATAAAAAGGCATTTCTCAATTTTGAAAACTCTGTAGCCTCGTTAACTATCATAAGATTTAGTGTAACAAACACGTATTTATTCCTTATTAAAACCTAACACATCAGCGTAGTTAGCTAGATCCAATAATCCATGGCCTGAGAAGCTTATTAGTACTGTTTTCTTTTCGCCACTCTTCTTAGCTTCCTCAACTATTTCTTTTAAGATTGGTAATGCATGACTAGTTTCTGGTGCCGGTACCCATCCTTCAATTTGACTAAACAATTTAGCCCACGAAAATGCTTCTTCTTGTGAATAATCCCTAGCTTGTACAATCCCTTTGTACATTAATAACGATAATGTTGGTGCTACTGCATGATATCTTAAGCCTCCAGCATAAACTGGTGCTGGTATGAAGTCAGATCCAATAGTATACATCTTTAGCATTGGCAAAATCTTTGCTGTATCTGGATAATCGTATTTATAAACTCCTTTTGTCATTTTTGGTACTTCTATTGCTCCAGATGCTATGTACTTTCTTCTTACTTTACCTTTTCTTAATTCTTCACCTAAGAATGGATAAGCTAAAGCAGCGTAATTTGAACCTCCGCCAACAACTCCTATAATATAATCTGGGTCTTCACCAATCATTTCCATTTGCTTCTTTGCCTCCATTCCGGCAATTGTTTTAAAGAGAATGTCTGAGTTTACCACACTACCTACAACGTATTTTCCTCCATTTTCTAGGGCGTAATAGACAGCCTCTGATATAGCAATTCCTAATGACCCCGGTGTGTTGGGATCTTTAGCTAAAACTTCTCTTCCGTATCTGGTGAATTCTGAAGGACTTGGATGTACTTGTGCATTATACATTTGCATTAGATACCTTCTATAGGGTTTTGCGTAGTAACTAGTTCTGACCATGAAAATGTGAGCTTGAATATTAAATAATGCAGAAGCTAACGCTACTGCAGATCCCCATTGCCCTGCACCAGTTTCAGTTGAAACGAATTTAGCATTATCAAGTTTTGCAAAATATACGTGAGCTAATGCACTATTTATCTTGTGTGAACCAGTATAAGTGTGACTTTCCATTTTCATATATATCTTTATATATCCTCCTAGGTATTCCTCCAGTTTTCTAGCCCTTATTATTGGTGTTGGTCTTCCAACTTGTAAATATCGTTGAAGAACCTCTTCCGGTATCTTTATATATCTCTCTTTTGAGAATTCGAGTTCAAGAACTTTACTTGGTAATACTTGTTTTAATATTTCAAATGATTTTCCAGTAGGATCCTGGGGTTCTGGTAATGGTTCCGGTAGATCTGGTAAAATGTTATACCACTCTGTTGGTATCTCATCTTGCGGTAAGTCGAATCTAACTTTTTCGAGCATGTGATATTTAATGTTATTTCCCTTTATTATCGTTTTCGAAATTCTTTTATACACCTTTAGTAGTAATTTTAATGATGGAAGACATAATTGATAGAGTAAGTGACGTGATAGCGAAGCTTTATAAAGGGGAACCTTTGACAGAAGATGATAGGGTCTATGCTATTGCAATACTTCAAGTTGTGTTAAAACACCTTAAAAGTTGGCAAGATTTAATTAAAAAAATAGAGGAGCTAGAGGAAAAAGTGAAAATGCAGGATGAGAAAATAAATGAGATGATTGAGTATGAAAATGAATTGAAAAAGAAACTGAAGATTGCTGAGAATAAACTACTAATTTTGGAAAAGAATGTTTTTCTACTACCTAAAAACTAAGCTATAAGAAGAGAGCAAAGAGAATCCATTATACCTTACGAGAATCTGTTTTAATTTAAACTACTATTCACGGATAATATATTATTGTATTAGAATATGGATGGATATTCTATGGGCAAGCTACATATATTTGAGTATAAATAATTTCAGAGCCTTCTACGCTAGTTATGGTAAAAATGAAGGGGACTAAAAATAAGCATAGATCGGGAAATTTTCAGTATAACTTATAGCTTTATCGAAAACGAATATTTTCTATACTTAAGAAACCTACTATCCTATTGTTTACTATAATTAGGTTTTACCTAATTAATAAGTTCAGTATATTATCTTTCATAATTGAAATTATTATTTGCCTTAAGTTTGTTCATTATTCTATTTTAACATCCTTTTAAAATATGACTTTTAACTTCTCCTCTATCTTCTTTATTATAAAAATGAAAAATGTTCAAGCAAATACCTTGTAAAAAGCTTAAATTTTCGTCATACTATCGTATATTCGTGAAAATAAGAAAAGTAACAAAGGACCCAACTTATAATGAATTTATTCTAGATGCTATTTACTTTAAACTTATCGATAATTTACAAAATATGGAGAAAAGAATTTTCGAAATTAGCAAAAAAGTTAATTTTCAGGCTTACATGGAGGGTTTTACTTTTTACACTGGTTATTCTTATAGGGCAATCCCAATAGATATAGTTCCAAGGCTAGTATCAAAGGATTTTTTCAATAAGGTTTCACGATATTTAATAGCAAGAAGTTATGTTTTGAATAGACTAATAAAAGAGGTTTATGAAGAGAAGTCTTCACCAATTCCAGATTGGATAATTAAGACAGCACCCTATTTTAGGCCAGAAATGATAGGTTTTACACCACCAAAAGGAATATATATACATGTTTATGGTGCTGACATAGTTAGAGTAAATAGTAAACCTTACATACTTGAGGATAATTTAAGAATACCATCTGGTATAGCTTATGCTTATAAGTCGTTTGAATACGTATCTAGGTTTATACCAGAGTTAATGGAGGGTTATAACGTTTCTCCTATACAAGGTCTTGAATATTTACACGATATTTTACGTTATGTTAGTGGTACAAAAGACCCCGTTATTGTTTTACTTACCGATGGTGTTTATAACTCAGCGTATTTCGAACATAAATTTATCTCAGACAAACTTGGCTTTATATTAGTCGAGCCTAGTGATTTAAAGATTAAGGATGGAGAAGTGGTGGTAGATACTGTAGATGAAGGAGAGATCCATGTTGATGTTATTTATAGAAGAATTGAGGATTTAGATTATTTGACACCAAGTTTAATGAAAGCTTAT
The sequence above is drawn from the Sulfurisphaera tokodaii str. 7 genome and encodes:
- a CDS encoding DUF973 family protein, which codes for MIVNEATEFSKLRNAFLLLTVTEIVYFSSIIIEITELLQVLSSGSIVSLNGLITSLLLQILALILGIISGIFLYSGFRNLSAYKGRADTGSLLVIVGSVFIPIIGFISIILFIIGFALIKEGLDRIANAYGEELIKHGAILNVFPIISIIGFIITAVGLNRIMNKPLTTTTVSSNQVKEIGLGIIRSNGYIYLTLDSKIYGTITSAKIEGTPYSVMLSIPLTVGINNVIINMGTPLFLSPTQYKVTLVITTGYSTFTETLQAIYNP
- a CDS encoding TrpB-like pyridoxal phosphate-dependent enzyme, with product MLEKVRFDLPQDEIPTEWYNILPDLPEPLPEPQDPTGKSFEILKQVLPSKVLELEFSKERYIKIPEEVLQRYLQVGRPTPIIRARKLEEYLGGYIKIYMKMESHTYTGSHKINSALAHVYFAKLDNAKFVSTETGAGQWGSAVALASALFNIQAHIFMVRTSYYAKPYRRYLMQMYNAQVHPSPSEFTRYGREVLAKDPNTPGSLGIAISEAVYYALENGGKYVVGSVVNSDILFKTIAGMEAKKQMEMIGEDPDYIIGVVGGGSNYAALAYPFLGEELRKGKVRRKYIASGAIEVPKMTKGVYKYDYPDTAKILPMLKMYTIGSDFIPAPVYAGGLRYHAVAPTLSLLMYKGIVQARDYSQEEAFSWAKLFSQIEGWVPAPETSHALPILKEIVEEAKKSGEKKTVLISFSGHGLLDLANYADVLGFNKE
- a CDS encoding circularly permuted type 2 ATP-grasp protein, with protein sequence MKIRKVTKDPTYNEFILDAIYFKLIDNLQNMEKRIFEISKKVNFQAYMEGFTFYTGYSYRAIPIDIVPRLVSKDFFNKVSRYLIARSYVLNRLIKEVYEEKSSPIPDWIIKTAPYFRPEMIGFTPPKGIYIHVYGADIVRVNSKPYILEDNLRIPSGIAYAYKSFEYVSRFIPELMEGYNVSPIQGLEYLHDILRYVSGTKDPVIVLLTDGVYNSAYFEHKFISDKLGFILVEPSDLKIKDGEVVVDTVDEGEIHVDVIYRRIEDLDYLTPSLMKAYLRGWVTIANAPGTGIADDKASFIWIPYLAERYGVKMDFVIQPITLCLYEKDNLEKVLNYPTKYVIKKREGYGGIGLTIVKDDNINIIKEILKEYENFIAQEVLDFDTVVSLLGDSFYETYADLRFFTYYDKVATAILSRVGVLGSRITNNSSGGMVKPVWIIE